One Stigmatopora argus isolate UIUO_Sarg chromosome 20, RoL_Sarg_1.0, whole genome shotgun sequence genomic region harbors:
- the LOC144065871 gene encoding uncharacterized protein LOC144065871 isoform X3, translating to MSARTQRPKLQEELFEVKQEHSTHEQLTVCNITHEKVVLHRLEGFRNDLGADGHECVDLEGEVELPQIKEEEPEFPQQQMGDEQRPIKREEDHFTWSLGEFVKREDVLGVASGGAEPANTGTWPLIKEEEPEFPQQCKREEQPPIKNEECVKWSTGEPFKSEDDLGVANRGAELLSGSSTEGWRAENLIAPLSDGNDLLFDDDDVEDVKKNPSGDKLCKCFQCGKTFGKKSSLKTHMRSHTGEKPLSCTVCGKTFTQKGHLTSHARTHTGEKPFSCSVCGKTFTHKGNVKIHTRTHTGEKPFTCSVCGKAFSHKQVLQIHSRTHTGEKPCSCSVCGQRFTRKGSLNRHARTHTGEKPFSCSFCGQRFTRKADLIRHARTHTGEKTFSCSVCCQRFTRKGSLNRHARTHTGEKPFSCSVCGKTFTEKGNLKIHTRTHTGEKPFTCLVCGKTFTRKGSLISHARTHTREKPFSCSVCGKTFTHEGNVKIHTRTHTGEKPFTCLVCGKAFSKNESLKIHIRTHTGQKPFSCSVCGKAFSKNESLKIHIRTHTGQKPFSCSVCGKAFSQKPALQTHTRTHTGKETFSCSVCGKTFSHKRSLNEHLITHTGEQCFPAQSVATNSPQQPN from the coding sequence gtttcagaaatgatcttggtgctgatgggcatgagtgtgttgaccttgaaggggaagttgagctcccccaaatcaaagaggaggagccagagttccctcaacaacaaatgggagacgagcaacgtccaatcaaaagggaggaagatcatttcacctggtcacttggtgagttcgtgaagagggaagatgttctgggcgtggccagtggaggggcggaacctgcaaacacaggaacatggcccctaattaaagaggaggagccagagttccctcaacagtgcaaaagagaagagcaacctccaatcaaaaacgaggaatgtgtcaaatggtcaactggtgagcctttcaagagtgaagatgatctgggcgtggccaacagaggggcggagcttctgagcggcagctcaacagaaggatggcgagcagaaaatttaattgctcctttatcagatggcaacgacttgctttttgacgatgatgatgttgaagatgttaagaaaaatcccagtggtgacaaactttgcaaatgctttcagtgtgggaaaacttttgggaaaaagtcttctttgaaaacacatatgaggagccacactggggagaaacccttatcatgtacagtttgtggtaaaacatttacacagaagggacacttaactagtcatgcaagaacacacacaggcgaaaaaccattttcgtgttcagtttgtggtaaaacatttacacacaagggaaatgtaaaaatacacacaagaacccacactggtgaaaaaccatttacgtgttcagtttgcggtaaagccttttctcataagcaagttttacaaatacactcaagaacccacactggtgaaaaaccatgttcgtgttcagtttgtggtcaaagattcacacggaagggaagcttaaatagacatgcaagaacacacacgggtgaaaagccattttcgtgttcattttgtggtcaaagattcacacggaaggcagACTTAAttcgtcatgcaagaacacacacaggtgaaaaaacattttcgtgttcagtttgttgtcaaagattcacacggaagggaagcttaaatagacatgcaagaacacacacgggtgaaaagccattttcgtgttcagtttgtggtaaaacatttacagagaagggaaatttaaaaatacatacaagaacccacacgggtgaaaaaccatttacgtGTTTGGTTTGCggtaaaacattcacacggaagggaagtttaattagtcatgcaagaacacacacgagagaaaagccattttcgtgttcagtttgtggtaaaacatttacacacgagggaaatgtaaaaatacacacaagaacccacacgggtgaaaaaccatttacgtgtttggtttgcggtaaagccttttctaaaaatgaatccttaaaaatccacataagaacccacactggtcaaaaaccattttcgtgttcagtttgcggtaaagccttttctaaaaatgaatccttaaaaatccacatcagaacccacactggtcaaaaaccattttcgtgttcagtttgcggtaaagccttttctcaaaagccagctttacaaacacacacaagaacccacactggcaaagaaacattttcatgttcagtttgtggtaaaacattttccCATAAGAGAAGCTTAAACGAAcacttaataacccacactggggaacaatgttttcctgctcagtctgtggccacaaatTCGccacaacagcccaattaa